In a genomic window of Croceibacterium sp. TMG7-5b_MA50:
- a CDS encoding RidA family protein: protein MARDTVYPANPHALYDEHGYSPAVRAGGLLFVSGQVGARADGTPEPELADEVRLAFANLGDVLEAAGRTFDDVVDMTLFALDPEGAFPTILPVLREYFPGKPYPALTFPGVHWLAGFRFEIKAVAKLPQEAAHG from the coding sequence ATGGCGCGTGACACCGTCTATCCTGCCAACCCGCACGCTTTGTACGACGAGCACGGCTACAGCCCGGCGGTGCGCGCAGGCGGCTTGCTGTTCGTCTCCGGCCAGGTTGGCGCACGCGCCGATGGTACGCCGGAGCCGGAACTGGCGGACGAGGTACGTCTTGCTTTCGCAAACCTGGGTGACGTGCTGGAGGCAGCCGGTCGCACCTTCGACGATGTGGTCGATATGACGCTGTTCGCGCTCGATCCCGAAGGCGCCTTCCCCACCATCCTGCCGGTGCTGCGGGAATACTTCCCAGGCAAGCCCTATCCCGCGCTGACCTTCCCGGGGGTGCACTGGCTGGCGGGCTTCCGGTTCGAGATCAAGGCGGTTGCCAAGCTGCCGCAGGAGGCTGCCCATGGTTGA
- a CDS encoding DUF934 domain-containing protein, with the protein MVDHPAVTVDAFVGQTNASAVRIEPGDDARDLLPHLDRIQLVEVNFPVYGDGRGYSAARILREAGYAGELRAVGDVLIDQLSHMRRCGFDSFAPARPLNVADAERAFATWPDVYQAAADARQPIWALRHGGGTDG; encoded by the coding sequence ATGGTCGATCACCCGGCGGTGACGGTCGATGCCTTCGTCGGGCAGACCAATGCCAGCGCCGTCCGCATAGAGCCGGGCGACGATGCCCGCGACCTGCTGCCGCACCTCGATCGCATCCAGTTGGTGGAGGTGAACTTCCCCGTCTACGGCGACGGACGCGGCTATTCGGCGGCGCGTATCCTACGCGAGGCGGGCTATGCCGGGGAACTGCGCGCGGTGGGCGACGTGCTGATCGACCAGCTCAGCCATATGCGCCGCTGCGGCTTCGACAGCTTCGCACCCGCCCGGCCGCTGAACGTGGCGGATGCGGAGCGTGCCTTCGCCACTTGGCCGGACGTGTACCAGGCCGCGGCCGACGCGCGCCAGCCGATCTGGGCGCTGCGGCATGGGGGTGGCACCGATGGCTAG